The Synergistaceae bacterium genome has a window encoding:
- a CDS encoding MoaD/ThiS family protein gives MVRVLMYGTLEEMSGTREVGISGDRVLDVLISLSSLYDSSFRDMLLGGGESRVAILINGAPVRRNVFEASLRDGDVLSLMPFGDENDV, from the coding sequence GTGGTTCGAGTTTTGATGTATGGAACACTGGAGGAAATGTCGGGAACGCGGGAGGTTGGAATATCGGGGGATCGGGTGCTGGATGTCCTGATCTCGCTCTCCTCTCTTTATGACTCCTCTTTTCGTGACATGCTGCTGGGAGGCGGGGAGTCCAGGGTCGCCATCCTGATCAACGGCGCGCCGGTACGCCGCAACGTTTTTGAAGCATCGCTGCGGGACGGAGATGTTCTGAGTCTCATGCCCTTCGGCGATGAAAATGACGTCTGA
- a CDS encoding YibE/F family protein, with protein MRKKNASVLFMVYLFRVATAVLIASVVYSGADYYTLKFWNTQDSHVVRILDIGQTIRESPSEEEDEPFKTEKTELTVQSLTGKKRGQSFRLVATQMEGGGVKFERGHRYILVSDVFEDGSALYSIADAYRVSSVVWVIVLACGVLIAIAGRSGLRALLGLGLSIVVLMWGYIPLVATGSPPVPLAFLAVFLISVFTVLCVVKRRQTRLVALLGTLGGAAGGFGAGWLMVMFWHLTGLSGENASLLFTTIPGIDIQGILLSSIIISAIGAVLDVGISITAAMSELVEYDPEISLTHLWASGIRVGGEVLGSMINTLILAYLGTALPMTLLISNAGPDLIGLLNDPYVGQEIVHSLAGTLGLLLTIPATATFFVFREKLRSRRSWPEGRLNSDGGSFEESDLDDDP; from the coding sequence TTGAGAAAAAAGAACGCGTCCGTCCTTTTTATGGTGTATTTGTTTCGTGTCGCGACCGCCGTTCTGATCGCGTCGGTCGTTTACTCCGGGGCGGATTATTATACTCTGAAGTTTTGGAATACGCAGGACTCCCATGTCGTTCGGATCCTGGACATTGGTCAGACGATCCGCGAGTCTCCTTCGGAAGAGGAGGACGAACCCTTTAAAACGGAGAAAACGGAACTGACCGTCCAGTCTCTGACGGGAAAGAAGAGGGGTCAGTCTTTCAGGCTTGTCGCCACGCAGATGGAGGGCGGCGGCGTGAAATTCGAGCGGGGACACCGTTATATTCTGGTCAGCGATGTTTTCGAGGACGGATCGGCGCTGTATTCGATCGCCGATGCGTATCGGGTTTCGTCGGTGGTGTGGGTTATCGTACTGGCCTGCGGCGTGCTGATCGCCATCGCCGGAAGGTCGGGATTGCGGGCTCTGCTGGGGCTGGGGCTGTCCATCGTCGTGTTGATGTGGGGGTATATCCCCCTCGTGGCGACGGGCAGCCCGCCTGTGCCTCTGGCATTTCTGGCGGTGTTCCTCATCTCCGTTTTCACCGTGCTTTGCGTCGTAAAACGCAGACAGACCCGGCTGGTGGCGCTGTTGGGGACCCTGGGCGGGGCGGCGGGAGGGTTCGGAGCGGGCTGGCTGATGGTGATGTTCTGGCATCTTACCGGGCTTTCAGGCGAGAACGCGTCGCTGCTGTTTACGACGATTCCGGGGATTGACATACAGGGAATTTTGCTGTCTTCCATTATTATCAGCGCGATCGGAGCGGTTTTGGATGTGGGGATTTCCATTACGGCGGCCATGTCGGAACTCGTGGAGTACGACCCCGAAATATCCCTGACCCATCTGTGGGCGTCGGGAATACGGGTGGGCGGCGAGGTTTTGGGCAGTATGATCAATACGCTGATCCTGGCGTATCTGGGAACGGCTCTGCCCATGACTCTTTTGATCAGCAACGCCGGACCTGACCTGATCGGCCTGCTGAACGACCCTTATGTGGGGCAGGAAATCGTTCACAGCCTCGCGGGGACTCTGGGGCTGCTGCTGACGATTCCCGCCACGGCCACGTTTTTCGTTTTTCGGGAAAAGCTGCGCTCCCGCCGCTCCTGGCCGGAGGGGAGACTGAACTCCGATGGCGGAAGTTTTGAAGAGAGCGACCTCGACGATGACCCGTAA
- a CDS encoding DUF3798 domain-containing protein produces the protein MLSAVPAGAGEAPFHIGIMTGTVSQSEDDLRGAERLLAEYGDADKGGMVRHITYPDNFMAEMETTVSQLLGLADDPKMKVIVTHQSVPGVAEAFRRIREKRPDILLFAGEAHEDPNIISSVADLVVNTDLIARSYTIPLTAQKLGVKTFVYVSFPRHMSYENLSRSRAIMESTCKDLGLKFVFETAPDPLSDVGVAGAQQYMLEKVPTWIDQYGKETAFFTTNDALVEPMLKRVAELGAYFIETGMSSPLMGYPGALGIDLSKEKGDWPAILKKVEAAVVAAGGGGRMGTWAYSYGYTNASALAEYGKRIVEGKARPGNRKDILDAYNKYTPGAQWSATYYTDAGTGVRKNNFLLIRQDTYILGKGYMHMTDVEIPEKVFSIK, from the coding sequence ATGTTGTCCGCTGTTCCCGCGGGAGCGGGGGAGGCGCCGTTTCACATCGGGATTATGACGGGGACCGTATCCCAGAGCGAGGACGACCTTCGGGGAGCGGAGCGTCTTCTGGCGGAGTACGGAGATGCGGATAAGGGAGGAATGGTCCGGCATATCACTTATCCCGACAACTTCATGGCGGAAATGGAAACGACCGTCAGTCAGCTGCTGGGGCTGGCGGATGATCCCAAAATGAAGGTTATCGTCACGCATCAGTCGGTTCCCGGCGTGGCCGAGGCCTTTCGCCGCATTCGTGAGAAGCGTCCCGACATCCTTCTTTTTGCCGGCGAGGCTCATGAGGACCCCAACATCATCAGCTCCGTCGCGGACCTGGTGGTCAACACGGACCTGATCGCCCGCAGTTACACGATTCCCCTGACCGCGCAGAAACTTGGCGTCAAAACATTCGTCTACGTCTCTTTTCCCCGTCACATGAGCTATGAAAACCTGAGCCGCAGCCGCGCCATTATGGAGTCCACCTGCAAGGACCTGGGCCTGAAGTTCGTTTTTGAGACGGCCCCCGACCCGCTCAGCGATGTGGGTGTCGCCGGCGCTCAGCAGTACATGCTGGAAAAGGTTCCGACCTGGATCGATCAGTACGGTAAGGAGACGGCGTTTTTCACGACCAACGACGCTCTGGTGGAGCCCATGCTGAAGCGCGTCGCGGAGCTTGGAGCCTACTTTATCGAGACGGGCATGTCCTCTCCTCTGATGGGGTATCCCGGCGCTCTGGGCATCGACCTTTCCAAAGAGAAGGGCGACTGGCCCGCAATCCTCAAAAAAGTCGAGGCGGCGGTTGTGGCGGCCGGCGGCGGCGGTCGAATGGGGACCTGGGCTTACTCTTACGGGTACACCAACGCCTCCGCGCTGGCGGAATACGGCAAGCGGATCGTCGAGGGAAAGGCCAGGCCCGGCAATCGTAAAGACATCCTCGATGCCTACAACAAGTACACCCCCGGAGCCCAGTGGAGCGCCACGTACTACACCGACGCGGGAACCGGCGTTCGGAAAAACAACTTCCTCCTGATTCGTCAGGATACCTATATTTTGGGAAAGGGTTACATGCACATGACCGATGTTGAAATTCCGGAAAAAGTGTTCAGCATCAAGTGA